A single region of the Leptodactylus fuscus isolate aLepFus1 chromosome 5, aLepFus1.hap2, whole genome shotgun sequence genome encodes:
- the LOC142204302 gene encoding olfactory receptor 10A7-like, whose translation MKTRPTSYGPSLSRDPITTTWATSIIFTQLQKNNTTPITKVFLLGFQVSRNIRYVIFFLLLVVYWFTIFMNLLIITLVSTSKILQTPMYFFLTQLSINDILLTTDIVPKMLHIILYYRGSITFIGCITQLYFFGGSEVSECVLLTVMSYDRYVAICNPLRYTTVMTDTYCVILAVISWLVAVFVTSLATITVLMQKFCGPNTVDNLFCDFIPVLELSCSETNNFQMEVYILGIPLILIPVTIIIFSYTKIIVTTLRIPSSTGRQKAFSTCSSHLIVVSIFYWTIFGVYVFPTRGQSLTMSKILSLLYTVFTPLINPIIYSLKNKDIKKALHGLLYGRLRVCDM comes from the coding sequence ATGAAGACAAGACCAACCTCTTATGGACCTTCTCTATCCCGGGACCCCATAACAACCACATGGGCTACCTCTATTATATTTACTCAGTTACAGAAGAACAATACGACTCCGATCACAAAGGTCTTCCTCTTAGGATTTCAGGTCAGTCGTAATATTAGATATGTGATATTTTTTCTACTTCTTGTCGTTTACTGGTTCACCATTTTCatgaacctcctgatcatcaccttGGTGTCCACCAGCAAGATCCTCCAgactccaatgtacttcttcctcACACAACTTTCTATCAATGATATCTTGTTGaccacagatattgtccccaaGATGCTCCATATCATACTATATTATAGAGGATCCATTACTTTTATCGGCTGTATAACACAACTTTACTTCTTTGGTGGCTCAGAAGTTTCTGAATGTGTTCTCCTGACAGTGATGtcttatgacagatatgtggccatctgtaaccccCTCCGCTACACCACTGTCATGACCGATACATATTGTGTGATATTGGCCGTCATCTCTTGGTTGGTTGCTGTTTTTGTTACATCACTGGCCACCATTACAGTTTTGATGCAAAAATTTTGTGGACCAAACACTGTTGACAATTTGTTCTGTGATTTCATCCCTGTCCTAGAACTTTCCTGTTCTGAGACCAACAATTTTCAGATGGAGGTTTACATACTAGGAATTCCCCTAATTTTAATCCCAGTAACAATAATTATATTTTCCTATACCAAGATTATTGTCACCAccttaaggatcccatccagtactggtagacagaaagccttctccacctgtagctcccacctcattgtggtctccatattctactggaCCATATTCGGAGTTTATGTTTTCCCAACAAGAGGACAATCGTTGACCATGAGTAAAATTCTGTCTCTTCTATATACCGTATTTACCCCTCtgatcaaccccattatatacagtttaAAGAATAAGGACATTAAGAAGGCTTTACATGGACTTCTCTATGGGCGTCTCAGGGTCTGTGATATGTAA